The segment gcgggagtcaatttttttttctatcttcgtttttactaaatgttatatatgattgtaatgtgtattaatataaaattttgattaataacaatgtgtactaatgtgtttaaataagcaatgtgtttaattactaaatctgatttttaaattttatgataacgtaaagtagattttttttatattatttaaaatatatagtgctatatattttgtattttcaacatttattatacaaaacttATATTGGGgcattatttatatgaaaatatgtgtaacataatatatttatatattatataaacatatacacACCCGCacgagttttatttttaaaatgtattctatattgtttagttttatgtagtattgagtttgtataattcaattttgtgtttaaagaacaatatcaaaattgtcttccgtatgtaaaaataacatttgcaagcgcgagttgtgtttttttattgtaacacaaaattttatataaaacttatgttttttgtacattacgaaatttaattttttaaaataattattacgtaatttcaaagtgaattttatctctaaaatctaatatattttgtgtgtaatggttcaaagcatttccgatatatattatatttcagtttggtttgtttttagtattattgtataagtataatactatataatattactattttctatacaatatatgaagctatgtgttatttattttagaaagtagattaggcccaacatagttataagaatagtcatatctttatgtatgtgtctatgacttatctacctaatgttattcgtactaataaaattaatatggccaatgaaagtatactgatcaatttaaaatgaattgtatagggtaattatagaacgattgatatttttagtatttttagtatatatcttatctaaatcgatatgtaataaatgtaaaattcatatatggaatatagacaaaaagaagaactgtatttaagaaaatacatcaatgcaaagttagactatggtatgtattatatataaagaatgagatatttaatttaaatatatgaggttcacttttaaaaatccacctagaaaaaattgtaatgttcatgttttaataagatagattccaGTGTATTTCCATATTATTTgcatctttcattttttttaagtGAAACTCACAAAAAGATGATATACGACTGTTTCTAAATCTATAAATCagcttttcaaaaaaaaaaattcatgattttgtcgatgttttaattatttgattttcaGTTACGGAGAAATTTTCGAGTATTAATGAAGCGATAATTTGAGTTAATTGACAAATACCTTACAACTTGAAAAAGGACCAGCGTTACATTTGTAGACATCATTTTCAACAGAAAATATTTCACACTGATAAATACCCACCATCAAATATTGAATTAGGAACAGCCCGGCTTTTAGTTGTAATCCACTACACTCATTAAACAATGCTAAGTAGTTTCAGAATTTTATTCATctttccaaaacaaaacaaaagttcTTGGAGAGGTAAAATATTGTGCCAAGCAAACGAAAAGCTCTACAGCTATTGATAATCAAAGGGATCCCACACAATATGGAACTGAAAACATCTAAACAAAAGTAACAGAAtgatttaagtttttttctgaGGTAAAACCAATCTTTGGATCTCTCAGACCCCCCTTTAAAGTAACTGATGCATGCACTGTTGCATTATACCACGCTCCTCTGCCTCTTCAAGTACCTGTCACAAGTTGCAAGACAAGCTTACAAAATCAGAAATAAGTCCCCGAGATCATATTCATAGACCTTAATGGCAGACATTGCTAACATCCAATTATTAGCATATATTCTCACAGAATATAATCCTTTTATGTATAATAACCAAAGACTGATTGTTCAAAAATAACAACACAACTCAGAGctacaatgaaacaaaacacaaGAAGTTGTTGCATAAAACCATATTCAATTAGGATCAAAAGCAAGAAGTAAGTCTGTCTCTGGTCAATTTAGTCTACTCTTCAGTTtcaggacaaaaaaaaaagcaactaAACTGAGTGTACCCAAGGTAAGGACATAACAGAAAAAACAACGACTCACAAAGAGTGAATATTAGCGATCTTGACAAGTGCGTCGGAAGGTACCGTTTGGTAGCTCGCAGAAAGCACGCAAATTAACATTGAGATGAGAGGTGAGCTGAGAAGCAGCCACAACGCTGTACAGAGGCAAGAAAGACTGCGTGCAACCAAGCGCTCCTAGGTTCCTGAAATATCAAAAATCAGAGATCAATGATACAGCTAATCAGATGCAAGACTTCAAACTCTTCCTGGAATCTATAAGAAACTGATGAAGCAAATTGGGTCAAAAACCTAGAAGGAGATGAAAAGGAGAAGCGACGGCCAGGTAAAGATGAGGATGGGGAAGGACGGAGGCGAGGAAGCGCCGCCGTTGGTGAACGGAGAGACGGTGCTCTTGCGGTGGCGGAGACGAAAGAGCGGGCAGCAGATCCTGCATTGCGCCAAGCCATTTTTTCTGGTGGTGACTGTATCGGGAGAAATGTGATTCTTTTTAGCTAGGGTTTTACGAGAAACTAGAAATTATTCTCGATGGTTCGTTCCGTATGCGGAGATTTTTGCACTTTTCAGTTTGTAGGCCCATGTTTAAACACTAAAGTTCTAGGCCCGATATAACATAAGTCACACAGCCCAAAAGAGTAAGACAGCGGATGTGATTGTCTGAGTGGGAAAAAGAATAAATGTAATTTCATGTCTAAACAGTACAGTGTAATTATTTGAAGTTCATATCCGAATTTTATACCAAAACACAAGAATCAATTTTGACTAACCAATCGACTTAATTATGGGTGAGTCCAAATGATATTGTTTCATAAATTAATGGATGAGTAACAtttttgacagtcaatatatatataaacactcTTCTATGaatttatttagtattttttgaatttttgttagtttaatatggaatatatactaatataaaGTTTGAGAATGAAAAAACACGATGCgtaaaatttatatagtatttttaactttttgtttaGTTCGTAACTATTACAAATTTCACGAAAGAAAAGATACCATAAGCGCTTTTATGCTATGTTTCACCGACTCCTGATATAAATGTTTTGGCTCAAGTTTGTTTTATTCCAGTCAAGCAAAATAATAGTGACAGTTAAAACACAATTACACAAGCATTAGGTCCCGTGAAAACTAGTTTTATTCAAGGGCTAATTGGGATAATAGTCGTATTTTGGTGATAAATTAGGGAAATAGacatgattttgacataatttacTCTTTGTCTTTTTGGCTTTCTTTTACCCGGTTATATCTCTCTAAGCAACAGGTTACCGGTTTTAACACATAAAGCAAACAACGTGGTGAATTTCTGTCCCATAATAACAATGACATAATTTAGGAATAATTTAGGAAGTGCGTCACAAAACTTTATTCAAAATCAAAGGAAGAAAAAGATGCAGAAAGAAGAGTAGATAACAATTGTAAGTGTAAAAAAACAGCGTTAAACAAACGGAGAAACCAAGATTGTAGTTCCATACTATGTATATTAGATAGAATAGTATAAATACAAATGTAGTTCCAATTGAAAGAACAGCTATATAATATAGCAACAATTGAATAGCATAATGAATTGAGGCATGTTAATGCAGTAGCCTTCATTAATTACAtgaaaatataaaccctaatctaaTGTTAATCCTAATATTCCAtaaactaaacccaaatttcAAATTCGAGTAAGATGTATTACCATTCTACATGAGACATAGAATAGAAAAT is part of the Raphanus sativus cultivar WK10039 chromosome 5, ASM80110v3, whole genome shotgun sequence genome and harbors:
- the LOC108859336 gene encoding uncharacterized protein LOC108859336, producing the protein MAWRNAGSAARSFVSATARAPSLRSPTAALPRLRPSPSSSLPGRRFSFSSPSRNLGALGCTQSFLPLYSVVAASQLTSHLNVNLRAFCELPNGTFRRTCQDR